TTGCCTCAACTATTCAGCGTAGTAAAAACAGTAAAATGTATTTTCAAATTAACCCAAGAGCCTAAATAAATGGGACGACGACAAGACCGATCAAAGAGAATGTTTGCATTGCTGCTGGTCCTGTTTGGCATTTATGCGGGGCTGCGTGCGTACATTCGCTCACGACATACTGGAAATAATGAGGCGACAATCCGAACAGCTATTGATAACGGTGTGGAAAAAGCAAAACGTCAGAAGCCGTTGTCAGGCGAGGAAGAGGCTCTTCTACGAATCCAACTTGCGCTCGTCGACTATATTGCTAATTTCGGCAGTCCGCCGGATACGCTCTCATTATTAATTCCAAGATACTTTGATGCGCTACCCAGTAACCCACGCACCGGCAAACCTTTTACCTATCAAAAAACTGGAACATTTTATTCGTTAAATATTGACTCTACCGATCCTAAACTTGCAATCAAAACTCAGTCTCCAACAAATCAGGGTCAGCAAACTGCCGGTGCTGAAATCCTCTCCGGCGACACAATCGATCTTTCCAAAGTCGAATTCATCAATCCTAATACCATGGAACTTGAAGATTTCGTCTACGACCCAACAGGCAAACGCGATCCATTTGAACCTTTTGACTTCTCCAGACGACTTGATGAAGAAGGCAAAACACCTCTTGAACGCTACGAGCTTGGGCAGCTACGTTTAACTGCGGTGCTTGGCGATACTGGCGGCTCTCCGCGAGCGATTGTTGAAGATGAAAGCGGCCGAGGATATACAGTAGGAACAGGCGCTAAAATTGGTAAGTCCGGCGGAACGATTGTTTCAATTGAGAAAGACCGCATTAAGATTCTAGAGACTAAGGTAGACTTTGCTGGTCAAGAAACACAAAATATTAAAGAAATGAAGCTCTATAAGGGCGGTTCTTCTAGTCGCTAGCATATTCGATGAAACGCTGCAGTTTATGTCTTGGCTTGAAGTAGCCAAAGAATCATCAGTTCAGCAAAACGTTCATAACTTCCGTATCGGGTTATACGCCTCTTTGAAATCA
The bacterium genome window above contains:
- a CDS encoding pilus assembly protein PilP; protein product: MGRRQDRSKRMFALLLVLFGIYAGLRAYIRSRHTGNNEATIRTAIDNGVEKAKRQKPLSGEEEALLRIQLALVDYIANFGSPPDTLSLLIPRYFDALPSNPRTGKPFTYQKTGTFYSLNIDSTDPKLAIKTQSPTNQGQQTAGAEILSGDTIDLSKVEFINPNTMELEDFVYDPTGKRDPFEPFDFSRRLDEEGKTPLERYELGQLRLTAVLGDTGGSPRAIVEDESGRGYTVGTGAKIGKSGGTIVSIEKDRIKILETKVDFAGQETQNIKEMKLYKGGSSSR